The genomic stretch TCGACGACCTGGTGCGGGAGATGGACCGGTGCGGTGTGTACCAGGGGGACGGCGGCCGGCCGGCCCTGCCCGCACCGCCGGCGCCGCGGCGGCGCTCCTTCCCCGCCCTGCCCGCCGTCCCCGGGGTTCTGCTGGTCCGCACCTCCTTCGAGGACGACCCGGGGTGGAGCGCCCTCCTCGACGAACTGGGCGGGACCGACGCGAAGGGCAGGATCGGCGCGGACCTGGACCTGGACCCGGACGAGTTCGACGACGAGGACTTCCCGCTGGAGGCGCTGGTCGTCGACGACCGGGCCTTCGAGGGCCTCCACCCCGGCCAGGTCCCGGCACTGGTCCCGCCCGGGGACCACGTGACGCTGGTGGTGCTCGCGGACAACCGAACCTTCACCGACCCGGGCCGACCGCTCACCGCCGTCGACCTGCACGCCACCCCGGGGCAGGCGGCGGTCCTGCCGAGCCGCCACGTCGGTTCACTGGTGTGCAACCTGGACATCGGCAACATGGACTTCTACGAGTTCGTCGCCGAGGAGGGCGTCGAGCCGTGGTGGGAGCAGACCTGACGTGCCGTCATGACAAGCGGCCGTCCGCCGTCCGCCCTACGTCGAACGGCGGTGACTTGCCGGCGAGTTCGCCTCCGGCCGGGCGTATCCGTGTGGGGGACCCTCGTCTCTCCGTGACGCCCGGTCCGCCGGGCTCACACCTCCACCGTGTGGCTGTCCGGGAAGCGGAGGCGGACCGTGGACCTGGCAGCCGGCGTGGCCGTCGCGTCGACGGGATCGCAGCTGACGGCCGACCGGAGGGCGACCGGGTCGCAGGTGTCGCGGGTCAGTACGACCAGGGTGACGTAGCAGGAGGACGGCGCCGTGGAGGGCGGGGCGGTCAGGTACGGGGTGGCCGAGTGCGGGCCGAAGGCGTTCGCGTGGACCTCGCGGGCCACGGCTGAGCCGGTGGCGGCTCGGACCTCCGGGGCGGGCTCCGAGCCGCCAGCCCCCTCAGCCGCACCCGGGCCCCGCCCCGGGGCGGAGGTCCCCTCCGGCGCCGGCTGCCAGCCGTACAGCGCGGCGACCACGCTGGTCAGGCCGGTCTCCGTACGGCACAGGGACCGGCCCGGACCGTGCTCGGCATGCGGCGGCTCCGCGCCGGCCACCGCGTATCCGCCCTCGCGCACGCCCAGGTGGGGGCCGTCGACGCGGTGCACGCGTATCTCCCACGGGCCGTGCAGGACGCTGGTCGTCTCCACGGTGGCAGGCCGGCCGTCCCCAGCCGCCGGCACCTCGTAGCGGGAGGCCGCCGAGGTCGGCGTGCAGGTGCCCAGCGGCTCGACGCGCAGCCGGCGCGAGGGCGTGCCGTCGGGCCCGAGAAGCGCGAAGTGGCCGTCGACGGTGCGGCGCCAGGCGGGTTCGGCGCTCTCGGGCGCGGTGGCCGTGGAGTAGCCGAACTTGGCGTAGTGCGGGTCGTCCTGGCCCGGGCCGGACGGAGGGTTGTGGTCGCTGCCGTGGTTGACCAGGCGGACGATCCCGTCGTGCCGGGTGCCGTGCAGCAGCCAGTTGGGGGCGCGCAGCGCTACGGCCGTGTCGCCCGACTCCACCGGCAGCGGCTCCTCGCGGGCCGTCCACACCGGGTGGTCCGGCGGCAGCAGCAGCCCGAGGAACCCCTTGCTCGCCCAGTACGGCGAGGCCGGCCCGGAGTACGGCTGGGTGGCGGGCAGGTGGGTGCCGTACCAGCCCAGCGGCAGCAGCCCCCGCTCGTCCGGCACCCCGCGCTCGACGAAGTGCCGCAGCGTGCCGGAGGCGAGGCGCCGGGTCAGGCCCGGGGCCAGCGGGGAGCAGCCGGCGAGCGCGCCCAGCCACACCGGGGCGAGCGCCGCGAACCGGTAGGCCAGCGACCGCCCCTGGTGGACGGGCGCCCCGTCGGCGCCGAAGAAGTGCGGGTAGTCGGCCAGGAACGCCGCGAGCCGGCGCCGGTACACCGCCGCCCGCTCCTCCCCGGCCGGTCCGGCGATCCGCGCCCACAGCAGCGGGTACAGGTGCAGCGCCCAGCCTCCGTAGTAGTCGAAGTTGCGGCCGTCGCCGTCGGTGTACCAGCCGTCGCCGACGTACCAGTCCTCCAGGCGGTCCAGGCCCGCGTCGATGTCCGCCTGCCGGAACGGCGCCCCCACCGAGGCGAGGAACTGCTCCGAAACCACCTGGAACAGACGCCAGTTGTTGTCCCATGTGCGGCCGCCGACGAAGCCGGAGAGCCATCCGGCCACCCGTTCGCGCACCGGCTGCTCCAGCCGGTCCCAGATCCACGGGCGGGTCTCGTGCAGCGCGACGGCGATCGACGCCGCCTCCACCATCTGCTGCGAGCAGTCGGTCAGCGCGGGCCACGCCTCCGGCGAGGCCGGATCGGTGCCGGCGGCCAGGCCCCGGGCGTACCGCTCGGCCAGCCGCTCGGCCTCCTCCCCGGTGCCGCCCGCGCCCGCGATACGGAAGGCTGCGAGCAGGAAGGTGCGCGCGTAGCCCTCCAGGCCGTCGAGGACGACGCCCGACCACGAGCCGCGGCCGGGCAGCCGGTACTGCGCGCCGCCCGGCGTGGCGTAGGGCGCGACTCCGTCGAGCATCCGGTCGGCCACCGCC from Actinacidiphila yeochonensis CN732 encodes the following:
- a CDS encoding DUF2264 domain-containing protein — encoded protein: MVPPFLRLPPTDRVTSSRTGWTRAHWEAVADRMLDGVAPYATPGGAQYRLPGRGSWSGVVLDGLEGYARTFLLAAFRIAGAGGTGEEAERLAERYARGLAAGTDPASPEAWPALTDCSQQMVEAASIAVALHETRPWIWDRLEQPVRERVAGWLSGFVGGRTWDNNWRLFQVVSEQFLASVGAPFRQADIDAGLDRLEDWYVGDGWYTDGDGRNFDYYGGWALHLYPLLWARIAGPAGEERAAVYRRRLAAFLADYPHFFGADGAPVHQGRSLAYRFAALAPVWLGALAGCSPLAPGLTRRLASGTLRHFVERGVPDERGLLPLGWYGTHLPATQPYSGPASPYWASKGFLGLLLPPDHPVWTAREEPLPVESGDTAVALRAPNWLLHGTRHDGIVRLVNHGSDHNPPSGPGQDDPHYAKFGYSTATAPESAEPAWRRTVDGHFALLGPDGTPSRRLRVEPLGTCTPTSAASRYEVPAAGDGRPATVETTSVLHGPWEIRVHRVDGPHLGVREGGYAVAGAEPPHAEHGPGRSLCRTETGLTSVVAALYGWQPAPEGTSAPGRGPGAAEGAGGSEPAPEVRAATGSAVAREVHANAFGPHSATPYLTAPPSTAPSSCYVTLVVLTRDTCDPVALRSAVSCDPVDATATPAARSTVRLRFPDSHTVEV
- a CDS encoding DUF6924 domain-containing protein, whose protein sequence is MLLLCACYADGGAVWGGVLHEIGARQEGDVLVLGDGVARVRPVEDAEWDGLSGGNVPALVPDGGVPPVAVLADIMAVYGAGGPLLVDLVTVPGRGVRVLSDRLGEVLADLSAGRLVFDDLVREMDRCGVYQGDGGRPALPAPPAPRRRSFPALPAVPGVLLVRTSFEDDPGWSALLDELGGTDAKGRIGADLDLDPDEFDDEDFPLEALVVDDRAFEGLHPGQVPALVPPGDHVTLVVLADNRTFTDPGRPLTAVDLHATPGQAAVLPSRHVGSLVCNLDIGNMDFYEFVAEEGVEPWWEQT